The genomic segment AATCGGATTTGATGATACCCTGCCTTCAGGCAGGCACATGAGAAAATCAGCCCGTACAATTATGTATCAATATATGACTGATATATACAGGATGACAACAGTTAATCACGATCATTTATTTGCCTCTCTGTTAAAAATGACACCTTATCAAAAAATTGATCCTGATGATTTATGCCGCAGGGTATTTCTTTTAGCTGAAGGTAATCTTCGCAATACAGGGCTTTTTCTTCATAAAAGTCTTGAAGAAGATCAATCTCCCCTTATTATTGATGACAGATATGGTAAATTTAAAAAATTTTTATCTATTGCCATTGAAAAAGGTATTATCAAGTTTGAACAAGGATTTCTTGAAAAACAAAAATCACGAATGTCCTCTATTTTTGATTTTCATCAAATAAGAATTGATAATCCTGTTACAGTTATGGCAAATGAAATTGAACCATTAAAACTTCTTCAAAAATCATTGCGCAGGATTGCCTGGACCCCTGGCTTTCTTATTAAACAGAAAACTGTTAATCTTTTATACAAAAGAACAACTGAAGAATTTGAAACAGACTATAAAGCTTTTTATAATAAAAATGAATCCAAATCAAAGGATGTGGGAATGCCATACCTGATTAAAGGTAAAACCCGCAAGATCGGTGTATTGTTAATACATGGATATATGGCAGGACCTCTTGAAATGGCAGGTCTGGCTGTTTATCTTGGGCGCAGAGGCATTTCTTTATATGTTCCCAGATTAAAAGGACATGGAACCACACCTGAAGACCTTGCAGACAGAACCTACAAAGACTGGATTTCATCAGCTGAGAATGGATATGGAATAATTCGGAATCTTTGTGAAAAGGTTGTTGTTGGAGGCTTTTCTACCGGGGCAGCACTGGCACTTGATCTTGCTGCAAGAATAGACAAAATTGAAGGGGTTTTTGCTGTCTGTCCTCCCAGAAGGCTTAAAGATCCTTCTTTAAAAAAAAACCTTGCAAAAGATATATGGAATCGTTTGTTTGAAATGGTTAAAGGAGGGGAAATTGAAAAAAAAGATTATATAGAAAATTTTCCTGAAAATCCTTATGTAAGCTATCTGCGCAATCCTGTTGAAGGAATAAGGGAGATTGAATTATTTATGGAAACACTTGAACCCAGGCTGGCTCATATTAATATTCCTTCACTTATCATCCATTCATTAAATGATCCTGTTGCAGAACCGGAAAGCTCAAAACAAATATTTGAGATGATAGGCTCAAAAAATAAAACCTATGCTCTTCTGGATTTTGACAGGCATGGTATTTTATCAGGACAGGGATCTAACAAGGTACATAAAATGATTAAAAACTTTA from the Desulfonema limicola genome contains:
- a CDS encoding alpha/beta fold hydrolase; the encoded protein is MNRFAYLTTGLAIKTLSGLTRANIRIHGQENIPQGCIIFAPNHFTRFETLILPGYIYSFTNKTPVWSLADYSLFKGSLKTYLDQVGAVSTKDPDRDLLIVKSLINKSASWIIFPEGLMVKNKKIIEKGRFMISSDSGKHPPHTGAATLALRTEFYRQRMEFLRETNPDEVKRLAVIFGIEDMDNVLKQSTYIVPVNITYYPMRACENILSRIAVNLVDDIQGTRALEEIMTEGTMLLSGVDVDIRFGQAINIKNYLKHPAIVKDMSSTGEIGFDDTLPSGRHMRKSARTIMYQYMTDIYRMTTVNHDHLFASLLKMTPYQKIDPDDLCRRVFLLAEGNLRNTGLFLHKSLEEDQSPLIIDDRYGKFKKFLSIAIEKGIIKFEQGFLEKQKSRMSSIFDFHQIRIDNPVTVMANEIEPLKLLQKSLRRIAWTPGFLIKQKTVNLLYKRTTEEFETDYKAFYNKNESKSKDVGMPYLIKGKTRKIGVLLIHGYMAGPLEMAGLAVYLGRRGISLYVPRLKGHGTTPEDLADRTYKDWISSAENGYGIIRNLCEKVVVGGFSTGAALALDLAARIDKIEGVFAVCPPRRLKDPSLKKNLAKDIWNRLFEMVKGGEIEKKDYIENFPENPYVSYLRNPVEGIREIELFMETLEPRLAHINIPSLIIHSLNDPVAEPESSKQIFEMIGSKNKTYALLDFDRHGILSGQGSNKVHKMIKNFINSLLDN